A single Bacillus sp. HMF5848 DNA region contains:
- the lacG gene encoding 6-phospho-beta-galactosidase — protein sequence MKTFNSDFLFGAATAAYQSEGATTIDGRGPCYWDEYLHRDSSTFHGDIASDFYHTYKQDIRQAKAFGIDSIRISIAWTRILPNGIGPVNQAGVQFYRDVFDECRENGVEPFVTLHHFDTPLPLFKKGDWLNKDNIDHFVNYAKVCFQQFGDQVKHWITINEPWSVVAGQYVIGHFPPNIQYDVPKAIQAMHNMSVAHAKVVNLYKDMQLDGEIGIVHILESKYANSESENDKKAAQLEDTLANRFVLDACLKGKYSEETVRDLTDIIQASRDTWTITDEELNCLSKAAVQIDFLGLNYYASHFIEHYEGDSFIGHNGTGEKGTSVFALKGIGKRVKNQAVPTTDWDWPIFPKGLFDMLLRIKNEYPAYKKIYVTENGLGYKDAMTGHKINDLLRIQYVHDHLAAILEAIDAGVNVKGYFIWSLMDVLSWTNGFNKRYGLFYVDFETQERYPKRSAYWYKQLSSSRVLLGPQRVEF from the coding sequence TTGAAAACATTTAATAGTGACTTCCTGTTTGGCGCTGCTACCGCAGCTTATCAGTCTGAAGGCGCTACTACGATAGATGGCAGAGGCCCATGTTATTGGGATGAATATTTACACAGAGACTCGAGCACCTTCCACGGTGATATAGCAAGTGATTTTTACCATACGTATAAACAGGATATTAGACAAGCAAAAGCGTTTGGCATTGACAGCATCCGTATATCTATTGCTTGGACGAGAATTTTGCCAAATGGAATAGGGCCTGTCAATCAGGCAGGCGTGCAATTTTACCGAGATGTATTTGATGAGTGTCGTGAAAATGGTGTGGAGCCGTTTGTTACGCTTCACCATTTTGATACACCTTTGCCACTTTTTAAAAAAGGTGATTGGCTAAATAAGGACAACATTGACCACTTTGTAAACTATGCCAAAGTATGTTTTCAGCAATTCGGAGACCAGGTGAAGCATTGGATTACCATTAATGAACCGTGGTCTGTTGTGGCGGGACAATATGTAATTGGTCATTTTCCGCCAAATATACAATATGATGTCCCAAAAGCGATTCAAGCTATGCACAATATGAGCGTCGCACATGCAAAGGTTGTGAACTTGTATAAAGACATGCAGCTCGATGGTGAAATCGGCATTGTTCATATTTTAGAGTCAAAATACGCGAATTCAGAGTCGGAAAATGATAAAAAAGCAGCACAACTTGAGGACACACTCGCTAACAGATTCGTTCTAGATGCTTGTCTGAAAGGTAAATATAGTGAGGAAACGGTACGTGACCTCACAGATATAATCCAAGCAAGCAGAGATACATGGACTATCACAGACGAAGAGTTAAATTGCCTTTCAAAAGCAGCGGTACAGATAGACTTTCTCGGCTTAAATTACTATGCAAGTCACTTTATTGAACACTATGAAGGTGATAGTTTTATTGGGCACAATGGAACAGGTGAAAAAGGGACTAGTGTATTTGCTTTAAAAGGGATTGGCAAGCGGGTTAAAAATCAAGCAGTTCCCACTACAGATTGGGATTGGCCTATCTTTCCAAAAGGTTTGTTTGATATGCTTCTTCGCATTAAAAATGAGTATCCTGCCTACAAAAAAATCTATGTCACAGAGAACGGACTTGGATATAAGGATGCCATGACAGGACATAAAATAAACGATTTACTAAGAATTCAATATGTTCATGATCATCTAGCCGCGATATTAGAGGCCATCGATGCAGGTGTAAATGTAAAAGGATATTTTATTTGGTCATTAATGGATGTTTTATCGTGGACCAATGGATTTAACAAACGTTATGGCCTTTTTTATGTAGATTTTGAGACGCAAGAACGATATCCGAAACGAAGTGCCTATTGGTACAAACAATTATCAAGCAGCAGAGTATTGCTTGGTCCTCAGCGAGTAGAGTTTTAA
- the lacB gene encoding galactose-6-phosphate isomerase subunit LacB, with the protein MKISIGCDHIVTDIKNHIIKYLKDKGYEVIDNGTYDYERTHYPIYGKKTAEKVVSQEADLGIVICGTGVGITVSADKVKGARAALVRDVESARYAKECLNANIIGVGGRICGIGVIENIVDVFLETEFRATPENLAVIKQIDSLIEDVPSTGDDFFSEFLEKWNNGGYTDSIKS; encoded by the coding sequence ATGAAGATTTCAATAGGGTGTGATCATATCGTAACTGATATCAAAAATCACATTATAAAGTACTTAAAAGACAAAGGGTATGAGGTCATTGATAACGGAACATACGATTACGAAAGAACACATTATCCGATATACGGTAAGAAAACAGCAGAAAAGGTTGTTTCTCAAGAAGCTGATTTAGGCATTGTGATCTGTGGAACAGGGGTTGGCATTACAGTTAGCGCCGATAAAGTGAAAGGTGCAAGAGCCGCACTCGTCCGTGATGTAGAATCTGCTCGTTACGCCAAGGAATGTCTAAATGCCAATATTATCGGAGTAGGTGGGCGTATTTGTGGTATCGGCGTCATTGAAAATATCGTTGATGTATTTTTGGAAACGGAATTTAGAGCAACACCTGAAAACTTAGCCGTCATTAAACAAATCGATAGCTTAATAGAAGATGTTCCGTCAACTGGTGATGATTTCTTTAGTGAGTTTTTAGAAAAATGGAATAACGGAGGCTATACAGATAGTATCAAAAGTTAA
- a CDS encoding DUF6930 domain-containing protein: MSELELHSFKKKYNKINRAIEFGVKLLPNPIQENETDRPYLPTVLVGIDRKTEMVLFHEILDLSNNNDTVKQHAVFALIEQIQGVPRELWVTEDTAHIFSNVAKELDIKLIAVKSLPRVNNLMKEMRASYR, from the coding sequence ATGAGTGAATTAGAATTACATAGCTTCAAAAAGAAGTACAATAAAATAAACAGAGCGATTGAATTCGGTGTGAAGCTCTTGCCAAATCCTATCCAAGAAAATGAAACCGACCGCCCGTACCTTCCAACTGTACTTGTTGGTATAGACCGAAAAACTGAAATGGTTTTGTTTCATGAGATACTAGACTTATCTAATAACAATGACACCGTTAAACAACACGCTGTTTTCGCATTGATAGAACAAATCCAAGGAGTCCCGAGAGAACTGTGGGTAACCGAGGATACAGCGCATATCTTTTCAAATGTAGCAAAAGAACTAGATATAAAACTAATCGCTGTGAAATCACTGCCTCGCGTCAACAATCTAATGAAGGAAATGAGAGCAAGTTATCGATAA
- a CDS encoding tagatose bisphosphate family class II aldolase, whose amino-acid sequence MSATAMASVKEMLTDARKGGYAVPAFNIHNLETIQVVCEAAAELKSPVMIAATPSTLKYAGEDYLLAILNVAAKKYNIPIAAHLDHAEDVAYIKRLIDLGYTSVMIDASHFPFEENIAIVKEVVEYAHARHVSVEAELGRLGGQEDDIIVDEKDSFYTDPVSAVQFVERTEIDSFAVAIGTAHGMYKSEPKLDFNRLEKIAELIEIPLVLHGGSGIPDRDVQRTIASGIAKVNIATELKIPFAAAVRDYFIVNPQANDPRKYLTPGKEAMRKVVLEKIMMVGSNGKA is encoded by the coding sequence ATGAGTGCTACCGCTATGGCATCCGTAAAAGAAATGCTAACAGATGCAAGAAAAGGAGGGTATGCCGTACCAGCTTTTAATATTCACAACCTCGAAACGATACAAGTCGTGTGTGAAGCAGCAGCAGAGCTGAAATCTCCTGTTATGATTGCTGCTACACCGAGTACTTTGAAATACGCGGGGGAAGATTATCTACTCGCGATATTAAATGTAGCAGCTAAAAAATATAATATCCCGATTGCCGCGCATTTGGATCATGCGGAGGATGTCGCGTATATTAAAAGGTTGATTGATTTAGGGTACACGTCGGTGATGATAGATGCTTCGCATTTCCCATTTGAAGAGAACATTGCCATTGTAAAAGAAGTGGTGGAATATGCTCATGCGCGCCATGTATCTGTTGAGGCAGAGCTAGGCCGCTTAGGTGGGCAAGAGGATGATATCATAGTAGATGAGAAGGACTCCTTTTATACTGATCCTGTCAGTGCTGTTCAATTTGTTGAAAGAACGGAAATAGATTCGTTTGCGGTTGCCATCGGAACTGCACATGGCATGTACAAATCAGAGCCGAAACTTGACTTTAATAGATTAGAGAAAATTGCTGAGCTAATCGAGATTCCTTTAGTTCTTCATGGTGGGTCTGGCATACCTGACCGCGATGTGCAGCGTACGATTGCTTCTGGTATCGCTAAGGTTAATATAGCGACTGAACTCAAAATTCCATTTGCAGCAGCTGTCAGGGATTACTTCATAGTAAATCCACAAGCAAATGACCCGCGTAAATACTTAACACCAGGTAAAGAAGCAATGAGGAAAGTAGTATTAGAAAAAATAATGATGGTAGGAAGTAACGGAAAAGCATGA
- the pfkB gene encoding 1-phosphofructokinase, with product MITTITLNPSVDRRYIVDDFKVGSVFKTSQYEATAGGKGLNVSRVVASYNEQVLATGLIGGKSGEFIKGRLQEVGVPHQFVPIKEETRSCIAIVGNNYQTEILETGPTVTESEIGTFLVTYQRLVQTSSIIVASGSIPNGVPFDIYSVLIKKARDHNVPFFLDTSGLALGEAIQAGPTLIKPNLDELASLVGFRLTEEEDIIQAAKHLSMSGIEYVVVSLGADGVIAFHHDQVYKLTVPKVKVINPVGSGDSMMAGLAIAFQRQYNFSDSLRLATAFGTANAMAASTAHVDKNIVNQLQKNILVQ from the coding sequence ATGATTACAACGATTACTCTGAATCCTTCTGTAGACAGGCGTTATATAGTCGATGATTTTAAGGTAGGGAGCGTGTTTAAAACATCACAATACGAGGCCACAGCTGGTGGAAAAGGTCTCAATGTCAGTCGCGTAGTCGCATCGTATAATGAACAAGTGTTGGCGACCGGATTAATTGGCGGAAAGAGTGGCGAGTTTATTAAAGGTAGGTTACAAGAGGTAGGAGTGCCGCATCAATTTGTTCCTATAAAAGAAGAGACGAGAAGTTGTATCGCCATTGTCGGAAACAATTATCAGACCGAAATACTAGAAACGGGTCCTACGGTGACAGAGTCGGAGATTGGTACATTTCTAGTAACCTATCAAAGACTGGTTCAGACATCTTCCATCATTGTCGCGTCAGGCAGTATTCCCAATGGAGTACCGTTTGATATTTATAGTGTCTTAATTAAGAAGGCTCGAGATCATAATGTCCCGTTCTTTCTTGATACGAGTGGCTTAGCACTTGGGGAAGCGATACAAGCTGGGCCAACATTAATTAAACCCAATCTTGATGAGTTAGCCTCACTAGTAGGCTTCCGCCTAACAGAAGAGGAAGATATCATACAAGCTGCCAAACACTTATCGATGAGTGGTATTGAATATGTTGTTGTATCACTAGGGGCGGACGGTGTCATCGCTTTTCATCATGACCAGGTGTATAAGCTAACCGTCCCAAAAGTGAAAGTTATAAACCCTGTTGGCTCAGGCGATTCTATGATGGCCGGCCTTGCCATCGCTTTTCAGCGGCAGTATAACTTCAGTGATTCACTCAGACTAGCAACAGCCTTCGGCACAGCAAACGCCATGGCAGCAAGTACCGCTCACGTTGACAAAAACATAGTTAACCAACTACAAAAAAATATTTTAGTACAATAA
- a CDS encoding ABC transporter substrate-binding protein — translation MLKKVLVSGLIALLILAGCSTQSNSDAKSDSLVVYSPNSEDLIATIIPLFEKETGIKVEVISAGTGELMKRIESEKNSPYADVMFGGTKSVHIENIDLFEEYVSSNDKNLIKEYQNNTGKVTSYVLDGNVLLVNTNLVGDIKIEGYKDLLNPELKGKIAHTDASSSSSAFNHVTNMLLAIGGDYESEEGWKYVEQFVENLDGKIASGSGAVHRSVADGEFVVGLTWEDPAVGYVRSGAAPVKVVHPVEGTTYSASATSIVKGANNLENAKKFVDFLLSKEVQDTIGANLNNRPLHVDSKSADYMTPMSDIKLVFEDLEYVIENKQNIVDKYIDIVTSK, via the coding sequence GTGTTAAAAAAGGTATTGGTATCTGGTCTCATAGCGTTACTTATTTTGGCAGGTTGCTCAACGCAAAGTAATTCGGATGCAAAGTCAGACAGTCTTGTTGTGTACTCTCCAAATAGCGAAGACTTAATCGCTACTATTATTCCATTGTTTGAAAAAGAAACAGGTATCAAAGTGGAAGTTATTAGTGCAGGAACAGGGGAGCTTATGAAGCGGATTGAATCTGAAAAAAATTCCCCTTACGCCGACGTAATGTTTGGCGGCACAAAATCTGTTCATATTGAAAACATTGATTTATTTGAAGAATATGTATCTTCAAATGATAAAAACTTAATTAAAGAGTATCAAAATAATACAGGGAAAGTAACGTCTTACGTGTTGGATGGAAATGTCCTTCTTGTAAATACGAATCTAGTAGGTGACATAAAAATTGAAGGCTACAAAGATTTATTAAACCCTGAATTAAAAGGGAAAATCGCGCATACAGATGCCTCTAGCTCAAGCTCTGCTTTTAACCATGTTACAAATATGCTTTTAGCAATTGGTGGCGACTATGAAAGTGAAGAAGGCTGGAAATATGTCGAGCAATTCGTAGAGAACTTAGACGGTAAAATTGCGAGCGGATCTGGTGCTGTTCATAGAAGTGTAGCAGACGGTGAGTTTGTTGTAGGGTTAACTTGGGAAGACCCAGCAGTTGGTTACGTTCGTAGCGGAGCTGCACCTGTAAAGGTTGTCCACCCGGTAGAGGGTACCACATATTCAGCTTCAGCGACATCAATTGTAAAAGGTGCGAACAACCTTGAAAACGCGAAGAAGTTTGTAGACTTCCTTCTTTCAAAAGAAGTGCAAGACACGATTGGGGCTAACCTAAATAACCGTCCATTACATGTTGATTCTAAATCAGCTGATTATATGACGCCAATGTCAGACATTAAGCTAGTGTTCGAAGATTTAGAGTATGTCATTGAAAATAAACAAAATATCGTAGATAAATATATCGACATCGTAACTAGCAAGTAA
- a CDS encoding ABC transporter ATP-binding protein, with translation MSIEIKFDNVIKKYNDQAVIPGLSLNIKKGEFFTLLGPSGCGKTTLLRMVAGFNSIEGGEIFFDNKSINDLKPNMRNIGMVFQNYAIFPHLTVKKNIAFGLENRKVSKTDIDKRVNEILNIVQIEQFKDRLPERLSGGQQQRVALARAIVINPDVLLMDEPLSNLDAKLRIELRNAIKNIQNKVGITTIYVTHDQEEAMAVSDRIAVMKDGTIQHAGTPQNIYHRPANLFVSTFIGRTNILEGSLVKHGEEITLHFNNTYSIKLTNINTNLLSSDKTNVKISVRPEEFIINESTDGEGIKGKVISSTFLGLNTNYFVELENNKVVEIIKESDIDSLLEKGAVVYLQFKPEKINVFNESGEINLTRGVVNDITRYEDEKNTSKGVNSHVAI, from the coding sequence TTGAGTATAGAGATAAAGTTTGACAACGTGATTAAGAAGTATAATGACCAGGCTGTTATTCCTGGTCTTTCTCTTAATATTAAAAAAGGTGAATTCTTTACGTTACTAGGTCCGTCAGGTTGTGGGAAAACAACATTACTCCGTATGGTGGCTGGCTTCAATTCGATTGAAGGTGGCGAAATATTTTTTGATAACAAATCAATAAATGATCTAAAACCTAATATGAGGAATATCGGTATGGTGTTTCAAAACTATGCTATCTTCCCGCACTTAACCGTTAAGAAAAATATTGCGTTCGGGCTAGAAAACCGTAAAGTTTCGAAAACAGATATAGACAAGAGAGTGAACGAAATTTTAAACATTGTTCAAATCGAACAATTCAAGGATCGACTGCCTGAGAGACTATCAGGGGGCCAGCAGCAAAGGGTGGCGCTGGCGAGAGCCATCGTTATTAACCCAGATGTGCTGCTGATGGATGAACCACTTTCGAACTTGGATGCCAAGCTGCGCATTGAGCTTAGAAATGCGATAAAAAATATTCAAAACAAGGTTGGAATTACAACCATTTATGTCACGCATGACCAAGAAGAAGCGATGGCTGTCTCTGACCGTATCGCTGTTATGAAGGATGGTACGATTCAACACGCAGGGACACCTCAAAATATATACCACCGTCCTGCAAATTTATTTGTTTCGACCTTCATCGGACGGACTAATATATTAGAAGGTTCACTCGTGAAACATGGTGAGGAAATAACGCTTCATTTTAATAACACATACTCTATTAAACTGACTAATATTAATACAAACCTACTATCATCAGATAAAACAAACGTAAAAATTTCAGTGCGACCTGAAGAATTTATAATCAATGAAAGCACAGACGGTGAAGGAATAAAAGGGAAAGTAATCAGCAGTACGTTTTTAGGGTTAAACACTAACTACTTTGTCGAGCTTGAAAATAACAAAGTGGTTGAGATTATAAAAGAATCTGATATTGATTCATTGCTAGAAAAGGGAGCCGTTGTCTACCTACAGTTTAAACCTGAAAAAATTAATGTGTTTAATGAGTCCGGGGAGATTAACTTAACCAGGGGTGTCGTCAATGATATCACCCGATATGAAGACGAAAAAAATACGAGTAAAGGTGTAAATAGTCATGTGGCCATCTAA
- a CDS encoding sensor histidine kinase has product MNKRLSFKHTIRKFFMINALIPLTILVGLFLVFSIINAKQVVVRQAEIASDHISEKLEKTNEAYSQEIRRMSHNLQVMDFVLNRRGKHKIYEFFYDFNNRQAIRSNMFILDKEGTLLLSTAGETDTVRESIIQDMYTRIEKNPNVVTISEANSVVNYNGKLTVYMYGRQITSNEGERIGYIFYMLHEEDFLHMIFDETTNMVVITDEYDTIIATSNNSTRGFLNKFRPSLNSRGDVVYGENVFYMDRVKVPNSNIYVIALNSLQVQTRTITWLIIFLLFVSAFIMILLRHLSIRLSRRITVSIDQIIHAIHQFQLGNMNYYLSIKSQDEFELVSDQYNLMLDRINYLITQNSELAERRRISEVKQLESQFNPHFIFNVLETIRYAIVINPSEAEKSVLALSRLLRYSVDNHTPHVKLGEDVAYLEDFLALHKLRFGNRLDYAINLSDELKDMYVPKLLIQPLLENAIKHGYKKSNSLSIHVDISRVGESLIVKVLDNGGGMEQEQLKSIKKALSDNTPALTNMGVGLYNVHRRLILLYEGNKGLRISNVDDGLMVQFSIPIEEDVM; this is encoded by the coding sequence GTGAATAAACGACTCAGTTTTAAACATACCATCCGTAAATTTTTTATGATCAATGCCCTGATTCCACTTACGATTCTAGTTGGATTATTTTTAGTTTTTTCTATTATTAATGCTAAACAGGTTGTTGTAAGGCAAGCTGAGATTGCTAGTGATCACATTAGTGAAAAGTTAGAAAAAACAAATGAGGCATACTCACAAGAAATTAGGAGAATGTCACACAACTTGCAGGTTATGGACTTTGTATTGAATCGAAGAGGGAAGCATAAGATATATGAATTCTTCTATGACTTTAATAACAGGCAAGCCATAAGAAGTAATATGTTTATTTTAGATAAAGAGGGCACGCTTCTGCTTTCAACGGCGGGCGAGACAGATACGGTGCGGGAAAGTATTATTCAGGACATGTATACAAGGATTGAGAAAAATCCGAACGTAGTCACGATTAGCGAAGCAAATAGCGTGGTGAATTACAATGGGAAACTAACTGTTTATATGTATGGAAGACAAATCACGTCAAATGAGGGCGAGCGGATTGGCTACATTTTTTACATGTTGCATGAAGAGGATTTCTTGCATATGATTTTTGACGAGACGACAAATATGGTTGTTATTACTGATGAATACGACACAATCATCGCAACTAGCAACAATAGTACGAGAGGATTTCTTAATAAATTCAGGCCATCACTTAATTCAAGAGGGGACGTTGTCTATGGAGAGAACGTGTTTTACATGGACAGAGTGAAAGTGCCAAACAGTAACATCTATGTTATTGCGTTGAATTCGTTACAAGTGCAAACGAGAACGATTACTTGGCTTATTATATTCCTTTTATTTGTAAGCGCTTTTATAATGATTTTATTAAGACACTTATCTATTAGACTATCTAGAAGAATAACTGTCTCCATCGATCAAATTATTCATGCGATACATCAATTCCAATTAGGCAATATGAATTACTATTTATCAATTAAATCCCAGGATGAGTTTGAATTAGTTTCAGACCAGTATAATTTAATGCTTGATCGCATTAACTATTTAATTACACAGAATTCAGAGTTGGCTGAGAGACGGAGAATTTCAGAGGTAAAACAATTAGAATCTCAATTCAATCCTCATTTCATATTCAATGTACTAGAAACTATTCGCTATGCTATCGTCATAAATCCATCCGAAGCAGAAAAAAGCGTACTGGCTTTGTCGCGATTACTTCGATACAGCGTAGACAATCATACACCTCATGTGAAATTGGGGGAGGATGTCGCATACTTAGAAGATTTTCTCGCCCTTCACAAGCTTCGGTTTGGTAACCGTTTGGATTATGCTATTAATCTATCCGATGAATTAAAGGATATGTATGTTCCTAAACTCTTGATACAGCCATTATTAGAAAATGCGATAAAGCATGGCTATAAAAAATCTAATAGCCTCTCTATTCATGTTGATATATCAAGAGTAGGCGAATCGTTAATAGTAAAAGTTCTTGATAATGGAGGCGGCATGGAGCAGGAGCAATTAAAGAGTATAAAAAAAGCTTTGTCAGACAATACTCCAGCTCTTACAAATATGGGCGTAGGCCTTTATAACGTGCACAGACGCCTAATTTTATTATATGAAGGAAACAAGGGACTGCGTATATCAAATGTCGATGATGGGTTAATGGTGCAGTTCTCTATCCCTATAGAAGAGGATGTGATGTAG
- a CDS encoding iron ABC transporter permease yields the protein MWPSNKKYDVWTTISLAVFLIYILFLLYPLISLLIVSFKDPSANTFSLFYFKKFFGREYYLEALFNSFKVTAAVTILSAVVAVPLAYVMTTLKIKGSVLVTTLIVISSVSPPFIGAYSWILLLGRNGVITNFFQNNLNITIPDIYGFTGISLVLILQLFPLVYIYTMGALKSVDRSLIEAAESMNCTGIKKMYKVIVPLIVPTLLAGSLLVFMRALSDFGTPMLIGEGYRTVPVLIFNEFISELGGDAGFAAAISVIVVIIATLVFLLQKYISKKKSFTMNALHPIEPKAAKGLVNILAHTFVYGITIIALLPRIYVIYTSFLKTKGRIFVEEFSLDSYRIAFERLGSSIQITFVLAIAAMVIIVILSVLIAYITVRRPNNINNSLDTVSMFPFIVPGSILGIALLTSFNSKPLLLSGTALIMIISFAIRRLPYTVRSSAAILNQISKSVEEAAISLGASNMKTFFRITLPMMGSGIIAGAILSWINIFSELSTSIILYTGNTRTISIAIYTEVIRGSYGTAAALSTILTVVTVVSLLIFFKVTGKREITM from the coding sequence ATGTGGCCATCTAACAAGAAGTACGATGTATGGACGACAATCTCCTTGGCTGTATTTTTAATCTATATCTTATTTCTTTTATATCCCTTAATATCGCTGCTGATTGTTAGCTTTAAAGACCCATCCGCAAACACGTTTTCATTGTTTTATTTTAAAAAATTTTTCGGTAGAGAGTACTATTTAGAGGCACTGTTCAACAGTTTTAAAGTAACAGCCGCTGTGACAATTTTGTCAGCAGTAGTAGCGGTACCGTTAGCATATGTCATGACGACTTTGAAAATAAAAGGCTCTGTTCTTGTAACAACCTTAATTGTTATATCTTCTGTGTCACCGCCCTTTATCGGTGCATATTCGTGGATATTGCTGCTAGGAAGAAACGGTGTTATCACGAACTTTTTTCAAAACAATTTAAATATCACGATACCTGATATTTATGGGTTCACTGGTATTTCTTTAGTTCTCATCTTGCAGCTTTTTCCATTAGTGTACATTTATACGATGGGTGCTCTGAAAAGTGTAGACCGTTCGTTAATAGAAGCAGCTGAAAGTATGAACTGCACAGGTATTAAAAAAATGTATAAAGTAATTGTTCCTCTAATTGTGCCAACATTACTAGCAGGTTCCTTGTTAGTGTTTATGAGAGCTTTATCAGATTTTGGAACTCCTATGTTAATTGGAGAAGGATACAGAACAGTTCCCGTTCTTATTTTTAACGAATTTATTAGTGAATTAGGGGGAGACGCAGGATTCGCTGCTGCTATTAGTGTCATTGTTGTCATCATAGCAACACTTGTCTTTCTTTTACAAAAGTATATTTCTAAGAAAAAGTCATTTACGATGAATGCTTTACATCCAATAGAGCCTAAAGCGGCAAAGGGCTTGGTAAATATACTCGCTCATACATTTGTGTACGGCATTACCATCATTGCTTTACTGCCAAGAATTTATGTGATTTACACATCGTTTTTAAAAACAAAAGGTAGGATTTTCGTAGAGGAGTTCTCGCTGGATAGCTATAGAATTGCCTTTGAAAGACTAGGATCTAGTATTCAAATCACCTTTGTGCTAGCGATTGCAGCCATGGTTATTATCGTAATTCTATCTGTTTTAATTGCCTATATAACAGTGAGACGCCCAAACAATATTAACAACTCGTTAGATACAGTCTCCATGTTCCCGTTTATTGTACCAGGATCAATCTTGGGGATTGCTCTTCTTACGTCCTTTAACAGCAAGCCGTTGTTATTAAGTGGGACCGCGCTCATTATGATTATTTCATTTGCGATAAGAAGGCTACCATATACCGTTCGGTCAAGTGCCGCAATACTCAATCAAATTAGTAAGAGCGTAGAGGAGGCAGCCATAAGCCTGGGTGCTTCTAATATGAAAACTTTTTTCCGCATTACACTGCCTATGATGGGATCCGGTATTATAGCGGGAGCGATTTTAAGCTGGATTAATATTTTTAGTGAACTAAGTACGTCTATCATTCTTTATACCGGCAATACGCGAACGATTAGTATCGCTATTTATACGGAGGTTATTAGAGGAAGCTATGGTACGGCGGCAGCTCTGTCCACTATATTGACAGTCGTAACAGTTGTTTCGCTATTAATTTTCTTTAAGGTAACTGGAAAGCGTGAAATCACGATGTAA
- the lacA gene encoding galactose-6-phosphate isomerase subunit LacA translates to MQVILGADVEGFQLKEHIKQFLLQQDYDVMDVTPQQDNHFVTATNRVVEEVKGTSASGIIIDKYGVGSFMVANKCKGVICANVSDEHTAKMTRDHNNTSIITIGSGMIGTTLAERIVEVFLQSEYSGGRHQIRVDMLNKMC, encoded by the coding sequence GTGCAGGTTATTTTAGGTGCAGATGTAGAGGGTTTTCAGCTTAAGGAACATATAAAACAATTTTTACTGCAACAGGATTACGATGTTATGGATGTAACACCACAGCAGGATAATCATTTTGTTACTGCGACTAACCGTGTGGTGGAGGAGGTAAAGGGCACGTCAGCTAGCGGCATCATTATAGATAAATATGGTGTTGGGTCATTCATGGTTGCGAATAAATGTAAGGGGGTTATTTGTGCAAATGTATCCGATGAACACACAGCGAAAATGACCCGTGATCATAATAACACATCTATTATTACAATTGGATCTGGCATGATTGGTACGACATTAGCAGAACGAATTGTCGAGGTCTTCTTACAATCGGAATACTCAGGTGGCAGACATCAAATACGTGTAGATATGTTAAATAAAATGTGCTAG